The DNA sequence GTGTGCAGATCCAGACACAGTTGCAGCAGCGCCGCCGGGCTGAGCGCGTGGCTGGTCCAGCTCGCGTCCCGGCCCGGCCGCAGGCGCGTCAACTCAACGCCGGGCGCATGGTCCGCCCGGGCTGCATCGACGATCAGCACGCCCGGCCGCCCGACGAGGTCCAGCGCGTGTTCGGGCTGCAACTGGAACACCGGCAGGCATTCGAACGTCGCGTCCGGCAGCGCCTCGGCCTCCAGCGCGTCCAGCACGCAGTGACCGAGCGCATCGTCCCCGCGGCTCAGGTTGCCGATCCCGATGACCAGCGTGGGCAGCGTCACCGGTTGACCGCCTGCTCGACCCGCTCGATGCGCCCGTCGCCGTGGCGCAGCAGCCGGTCGCGCCGCTGGCCGTCTGCCGCCTGCAGATCGACCTCCAGCGGCATCTGCCCCAGCGCGTGCGTGGCGCAGGACAGGCATGGGTCGTAGGCGCGGATCGCCACCTCGATGCGGTTCAGCAGGCCTTCGGTCAGCGCGCGACCGTCGAAGTACTCGGCCGCGACCGAGCGCACCGCTTCGTTCATCGCCTGGTTGTTGTGCGTGGTCGAGACGATCAGGTTGCACTGCGTGATCAGGTCGTCGGCGCCGATGCGGTAGTGGTGGATCAGCGTGCCGCGCGGCGCCTCGATCATGCCGACGCCTTCGCGGTCGGGCGAGCCCGGCTCGACGCGCGGCAGCGGGGTGGCGATCGGGCCGGTGCGCAGCGCTTCGTCGTCGGTCAGCCGCTGCAGCAGGTCGGCGACGACTTCGAGCGAGTGCAGCATCTCGATCATCCGCGCCCAGTGCGTCGCCAGCACCGCATGCACGACCTGGCCCGACCAGCGCGCGAGGAACGCCTGGCGCCGCAGTTCAGCGCGCGGCGTGGTCAGCCGGTCCGCGTTCTGCACCCGCGCCAGCGGCCCGACCCGATACCAGCCGGCCTCGGTCCCGAGCGAGCGCAGGTGCGGGAACTTCATGTACGTCCACGGCCGCACTTCCTCGGCGATCACGTCCAGGTAGCGCCCGACCGGCACCTGGTCGAGCATCACCTCGCCTTGTGCGTCCCGCCAGCGCAGCGCGCCGTCGTAGAGGTCGAGCGCGCCGTCCGGCGCCACCAGCGACAGCATCGCTGCTGGCACGTCGCCAAAGTGGTCGTACAGCGCCGGGTCGCTCTCGTGCAGGCGCCGGACCAGATCGACTGCACCTTCTGCCCAGGCCAGCATCTGCGGCACCTCGGCCAGCAGCGCGGCGCATGCGGCGTGCTCCGGCCGCCGGTTCATGCCACCGGGGATGGCGCCGGTGCCGTGGATGCGCTTGCCAGCCGTCAGCTCGATCACCTGCTGGCCAAATCGACGCAGCAGCACCCCTTGGCGCGCAATGTCCGGGTGCGCCTGGGCGACGGCGAGGATGTGGCGCCGCGTCGGCTCGGCGTCGAAGCCGAACAGCAGGTCGGGCGACGAGAGGTGGAAGAAGTGCAGCGCGTGTGACTGCATGACCTGCGCGTGGTGCATCAGCCGGCGCAGCAGCTCGGCCAGCGGCGGTGCGGTCAGGCCCAGCGCCGCGTCGATCGCCTTGCACGCGGCCAGGTGGTGTGACACCGGGCAGATGCCGCACAGGCGCTGCAC is a window from the Sphaerotilus montanus genome containing:
- a CDS encoding Ni/Fe hydrogenase subunit alpha, with the protein product MTTRLETAAHPEGLRRVVIDPVSRVEGHGKVTLLLDDHDRVQQARLHIVEFRGFERFIEGRPYWEVPVMVQRLCGICPVSHHLAACKAIDAALGLTAPPLAELLRRLMHHAQVMQSHALHFFHLSSPDLLFGFDAEPTRRHILAVAQAHPDIARQGVLLRRFGQQVIELTAGKRIHGTGAIPGGMNRRPEHAACAALLAEVPQMLAWAEGAVDLVRRLHESDPALYDHFGDVPAAMLSLVAPDGALDLYDGALRWRDAQGEVMLDQVPVGRYLDVIAEEVRPWTYMKFPHLRSLGTEAGWYRVGPLARVQNADRLTTPRAELRRQAFLARWSGQVVHAVLATHWARMIEMLHSLEVVADLLQRLTDDEALRTGPIATPLPRVEPGSPDREGVGMIEAPRGTLIHHYRIGADDLITQCNLIVSTTHNNQAMNEAVRSVAAEYFDGRALTEGLLNRIEVAIRAYDPCLSCATHALGQMPLEVDLQAADGQRRDRLLRHGDGRIERVEQAVNR
- a CDS encoding hydrogenase maturation protease encodes the protein MTLPTLVIGIGNLSRGDDALGHCVLDALEAEALPDATFECLPVFQLQPEHALDLVGRPGVLIVDAARADHAPGVELTRLRPGRDASWTSHALSPAALLQLCLDLHTGTPQAVPPVWLLSVAGDRFELGDALSAGAEARLVEAVAQARRWCRDVSA